Sequence from the Mycosarcoma maydis chromosome 4, whole genome shotgun sequence genome:
CACAGGCGTAGACGGCGCTCGACCCACACAGACATGTTGCGACAGTCGGCTGGTAAATGCGCTCGCTTGTCTACACTTCTCGACTTTTGTTCATGTCTGAGGGGAGAAACAGCTTCGAAACCGGTGTCAGTTCAACGACACGACTTGCCTAGACTTTGTAGAAGAAATCTCGCAACGCGGGCTGTGCCATCGACTGACAAGCAGAGATGGTCTCAAGACAAACAAAAAGAAAGAGATGGACCTCAGAGAACGCAAAACTCTATCTATCCCGACTCAAAGGCGGCAGATCGTCGACATCCAAACGCACCTCAGCTTTTTCTGCACTTCAAAAGGCGTGTTGTTCCTGGCCAGGAGGCATCGAGTCCGAAATCGTCCAAGCAGCGCAGCTCAAGTGACACATTTATTCTTCGAAATGTTTCCGCAGATCCTGGGCTCAAGCAGCTTTACACATCGCTCGGTATGGCCGCCGATGCACACGATGCTGTGCAGGCATCCAGACTCTGCCAGCTGATCAAGGAGAGGAAGGTGCAAATCGTTGGTCCTTCCGGTAACATCTCCTTCGAAACGGAAGAGAAGGTTGTGTTTTTGGCCGTGATGCGTGCACTGGCCCACCATGGTATGCTGGCAGAGGCTAAAGCCATCAATGCCGACATGCTCTCTTTTGGGTTCGAGGAATCCATCGACTCTCTCAATTGTCTGCTGCAGGCAGCCATTATCTGCGGTGATGAAAAAGCGATCGGTGACACTCTTCAAAGTATCTCTGCTCTGCAGCCTCCCACCTCTTTAGCACAAGAGCAAGCTTCAGCACAAGAGCGATCAGGCAAGCTGGCCGAGCTGTTACTGGGCGAATCTTCCAGTACTGTTTCCGCCAAGTCCTCTCCCAGCACCGGGTTGACGTTGCCTTTAGAAATGATGCGCAATTGGAATTCGACAACATTGGCACATATGCTGGACAGTGCCTGTCAAGACCACAATCTCGAATACGCCCTGCTGTTGCTTTCGACGTGCTATCGTATGGGCCTAGCTTTGCCACACCAGAGTCTATCCCGACTTATCACCCTGTGCGTCCACTGCGACGAATACAGAACcgccgtcgagctggctgGTCTTGTGGAACAAGGCGGATTGATCTACGCCGAGTCTGCTTCGAAACACTCACTACCAAGCGACAGATCAAGTCTCCACGCGCTTGGATTCGAAGCGCAGAGCGGTCAAATagctcgtcgcttgccTCCTAGTATATGGATGTCGGTGCTTCGAGCATGTGCAGAAGGAGGCTACTTGCCAGGCGTAGAACTCGCGTGGTCCAAAGCAGTGATCCAAGGTCTACTGTCTCCTGATGATGGGCTCGTGCagctcatcctcgcccTAGCTGCCAAGGAAGGGAGCGTCCAGATGGCGTACATGTGTCTTCGTCACATCGATCCCACCTTCGACTTAACATCATTTCCATCTTCTTCCACCCAATCCGCTCCGGAGCCAGCGTCCAGATCTGCGCGAAAGATGTCAAGACCGTCCAAGCGCATTGAGCTACAGGAATGGCATCTAGCGCCTCTCTTTGAAGCGCAGTGCAGTGCACATGACTATGATGGCGCGATGCGCTCCTTGCATGCGTTCCACTGTCGTGGCATCCAAATCACAGAACGCATCACATCTCGAATCAGCACGTCGATCTATCCGGACAAAGCGTGCCTGCAGCTGGCTAGGGACGCACTTAGTCGATGTGCTACCAATCCTGCTGTGGGCACACACAAGGCTATCGCCAACGCTGTTATCAGTGCAGCAGTTTGGCTCGGCGATCTGGCACAAGCGCTCGAAATTTACCACGCGATGCGTTCGTACCATTGTTTTGCCAGTCCAGACCGTGTTACGCCACCTTATCATGCACGCAAGATGGTCGAGCCAAATCTTGACACGTTCAACTCGCTTCTCAGTGGATGTATCGACGCGGCCGACTACGAGACTggcgtgcagctgctcaaggacCTCAACCAACTCAAAATGCGGCCCAACGTGGTGACATTCGAGCGAATGATCGTGCTTTGTTTGACGCAGTCCAACTACGACGATGCGTTCGGATTACTCGAAGAGGCCAAGGACAAAGACATCATCCCAAGCCGCAAGAGCTACGAGGCAGTGATACGTAAGTGCTTTCACGAGAAGGACCATCGCTGGGAAAGCGTCCTGGCCGACATGAAGGACCAAGGCTATCGACCGAATCCGCAACTCGtgcgcgagctcgagcaggatgcCGACTCACGCGTACAATCCTAAACAATGTCAGGTCCCTTGCCCGTTACAGTCTGCACAATGCCTGGTCCAACTCGGGTCAAGAGATGATTGCGAAATGAAAATTGAATGAATGAATGCTCTGCATCTACATTGGCGGTCTTGGGTGAgcacctcgctcgccttcCGCGATTGAAAAGCCACACAAAAGTGTCGGCATCAAGTTTGGCTATCAAGCGCGTCCACTGGAAGAAGCGACGCCTTCGATGAGCTCCTTAGCATGCAGCACGGCGTCCTTGGAGCCACGAATGATGCAGAGTCCgccagcgtctcgaggaATCTCGATCGCGGCGCCCGACTCGTTTTGAATGTTCATGAGTCCGCTGCCTCCTCGGCCAATGATGCGTGGCACAGCTGAGGGCAAAATCCACAGCTTGCCCTGGTGCGATGCGTTGCCAGCATCCTTGATGGCAGCCTGAATACGCTTGTCGGCCTTCTGAAGCGAGCCTTCGTCCTTGCCGGTGAGCGTCCACGAGACGAAGTCGTTGCCggcagaggtggaggagaGCTCCTCTAGCTCGAACTCGTTctcctcggcatcgtcatcgtcgtcgattcGTGCATCTACAACCTTGGCGCTGTTCTTGGCGGATGCAGCGGGTGTCGAGGCCGAAGCCGACTCACGAGGCGTGTCCACTGAGACGCCAAAATCGGAGCGGAGCTGGCGGAAGAACTGGGGTGTGGCGATGCGAGCGTGCACGCCGCGTGGGACCTCGATTGACTTGGAGGCCGAGGCAAAGCTTGACTTGATCTCTTCGGCCAGCGCCTTGCATCTGTCTTCGGCACCAATGATCTTGACGATCGTCGAGTCGTCGCCTccagcaagctcggccTTGTTGATGGGCTCGCCTGTGGAGGCATACTCCTTCCAGCCGGGGAAGACGAGACGAACAGCGTACTGAGTCTGCAGCTCAGACTGACGCGAGCCGCCGCGGCCGATTAGCATCCTCTGTGCCTGGGGAGCTACGACGACACCGACGATGACGCGCGAAGCAAGCACCTGAGCGGCGCTTTCTAGCTCGTCGCGGATGGCCTTGGCCAACGACGCAGGGCCGCGAATAGTGACGGTAGACGAGTCCTTTTCGTTCCTGCGTGGGAACTGGACGTACTGCGACGACGCCTTGGTGTCCTCGGGTCCACCAGCCTTGATGATGAGGTCGCGAATGTTGGATCCCTGAGGACCAATGAGGATACCGTGGTGCTCCGGGGCAATGGTGAGCGTATAGACTTGCTCCGCGTCAACCTCGGAAGAGATGGCCTCGATGGCCTTTTTGGCCGCAACGACCGCCTTCTTGGTGCCGCGGATCTTGATAGAGGTGGTACCGTCCTTTTCGTTATCCTCACGGTCGACATCGACCTGGGCTTCGCTCTCGTCTCGGATTTGCTTGATGGTAGCTCCGCCTTTGCCCATGATACGGGCGATCGATTTGGTGCTCACGACGAGGGTGGAGACGTTGTTGTGTTCCTTCTCGtattcgagcagctcgagcagctcagcctTGGCGCCCTCGACACCCTTCTTACCACCCTTGATGGTGACCTCATCGGGCTTCTGGTTGGCACGGCCACCGGTGGACTTGTCATCGCCGCCTTCGGTCGGCGTAGACGTGCCGCTAGGCGCAATGGCATTGGGGAAGTTGATGCGCACGGCATACGTGTCTTGCAGTCGCGTGACATACTTTCCGCCCTGACCAATAAAGCTTCCGTGCATTTCCTGTGGAATCTTGAGCGTGACGGTGGTCTCATCGGCAAGCCTGTCGACTTGCGTCAGCAGACGTTTCTTTGCTTCCTCAACGTTTTCCTTTCGACCCGTGAGCACCACTTTGGCGGTGGACGTAGGCTTGCGACCTTTCTTTGCGCCATTAGCACCGTCAGCAGTGGAAGGCTCGCTAAAGTCGATGCGCACGCCGAGCTCTTCTCGAAGCTTGGTGACGGCCGAGCCGCCTCGACCGACGAGATGGGGCACGTGATTGGCGTCGACCGAGAACTCGGCAACGTGGCCGTTGATGATGTTGTCCTGCTCGGCCTCAGCGGCAATGCGTTGAAGCTCCTTGACAACACGCTGGACCTCGGAGCTAGGGCCACGAACCACGATGGAATCCTCGGCAAGGCCGGCGCTATTCTTCTCCGTCGAAGCAGCTTTGCTAGATCCAAGCTTGACGGCAACCAGTCTGTCTTCGCCAATGACGGCGTTGAGCGTGGTGCCGTTAGGGCCGAGAATGGCGCGGTGAAGCTTTGCGGGGACGGTGAGCGTCTCGCTACGAATGTCAGCGGCAGCAACTTGTGCTTTTTCAATGTCTTGCTTGACAGCGTCAAGAATTTCGGTGGCCCTGGCATCGCGAGCCTTGCGGTCCGCGGGCAGATTACTGACGACCGAGGAGCCcgccaagacgagcaaaaCATCGGAGCGGGAGTCGCCATCGGCGCTGGAGGGGGCGGGCGGGAAGAGGACATCAACGCCACGTGCCTCGTATGGCTTTAAGCCCTGGCCCTTTTTGCCAATGATGAAGCGGTGGAGGAGTGGGTCAACCTCAAGCTCCTGGACAAAAGTAGGAGGGACAGCCTTGACGAGCTCCTGAATAGTCTCTCTGAGCTTGGAGACTTCGGCAGCATCTGAGCCGACAATCTCGATCTGGACATTCCCAGTCGACTCAACGATAGCAGGTCGCGGGAGGTAGATCTGAGCTGTTGCGCTGCGGGGAATCTTACCGCCGACGCTGAGCCATCGGAGAATGTGCTTGGCATGTCCGACAGGGtccttggcgagcgacCGGTGCGCTGCAACGACATCGACCACCTCCACACGGACGGCATTGGCTTTCTCCATGGCGGCTGTGAGCGCCAGAGGAAGCTGAGACTGAGGGCCGCGGATGGTGACGCTGTCAGAAGGATCATCAATGGCAGCCAGTTCGACGCTGCAAGACGTGGAGGCGAGAATGTCATTGGCAGCGTCGCCGACGAGGAAACGGTGCTGACGTTTGGGGATGCTGATGGCGAGAGTGCGGAAGGAGTTCTTCATCTCGTCAACCTGAGCCTCGATGGCCGCTATGGCTTTTGGGACCTTTTCCCGGTCTCCCGAGATGACGATAGCAAGGTCACGCTCGCGTTTGGGTTCGGCAGAGTCGTCTTCACCAGCATCCTTGCTGTGCAGGAAGGCGGCACGAGGGGGCACACGGATCGAAAGGTCGCCCTCGCCGAATCGGGTTTCGAGCTGGGAAGCATTGACGCCCTTGGGGCCAGCGATGAAAGGGTAGAAGATGTGATCAATGTGGGTGAGTCGCTGTGTGATCTTGGAAGTCTTCTCGGCGACGATTGCCTGGATCATGGCCTGGGCCTGCTTGACGTTGATCTCGTCTCCTTCGAGCGTGATAGggatctgctcgtcgttgtcgtAGTCGATATTGTTGCGCTGGTTGACATCGACATCGGCGGACGGGTCAGCGGCAGGATCACGAGGGGGAATGTTGACCTTGACGCCGGTCTGCTCGGTGATGACCTTGAGGttcttgcccttggcgCCGATGACATAGGCACGGAGCGAGGCAGGGATCATGATCTGAGTGGAGAcgtgcttggcgagcaaaACGGTGATCTCACGTTTCGCGTTCTTGACGACGGCCTCATCGGCAGCCTTGAGCACAaaggtggtggtgccaGTCTTGCGGGTGGTGGaagcctcgatcttgacacCGCGGTACTTGTTCTGCACCTTGGACATGACGGTGGAGAGCTTGACGAACGAGTCGTGCGAAAGGGTGAGGGAGAAGGTCTGCTGTGCAACTGAGCGCTGGATGACAGGGGCAGAGCCGTTCCAGGTGGAAGTCTTGTTGCCCCACTGACCCTTGACAGGGTTGACGGCAGCGCCAAGCGAGGGGAATGCGGATTCGGAGGAAAAGTCGGGCTGCTTGGAGCGAGGAGCGCGGCCATTGGAAGGCGACAGCGCAGCGCCGCCGTTAGCAGAGGCAGCGTTGCTGGCATTCATCagagcggcggcggcggaggaagaggaagcagaagccgaGGGAGCAGCGGCAGGCTCGGGCGGAAAGGGGTCCTGAACGAGCGAGGGGAAAGGATCGGCCATAGGCGGGagctcggcagcaacagcatcagcctGAGCGAACTGAGCCTGGTGCTGCCTCATGAGATCAGCGGCGGAGACCATGTTGAGAACAATGGGCAATGGACGGCGGCCGGGACGAAGTAAACCAAAGACGAGATACCTGGGCGAACCCGACAAGTGTAGAGCGGCGAGGAGGGCAGCGTTGCTTGTGGCGCGGCGACGAAGCGATTAAGCTCTTCAACGATGGAGGAACGACGAAGCAAAGTGCCTGATACGGAAGCTGGAAGAATGAGAGGTGCAAGTAGAAAGCAACGCATGTGAGATTAGTGAGCCTCTGAAGCAACAAGCAAGGCGGCACGTAGCGAGGAACAAGAATACCGATATGTTAGACGAGTCGGCGCCAGGGTGAAAGAGACTACCTACCAGCTCAAGTGATTCGTGTCGAGCGAATCGAATCAAAAGGAGTCGAGCGTATGTAGACAGAGGATGAGGGTGGGATGAtggagaagagagagaTGAACAGCGCCCACTGTGACTCTGGTTGGCCAACGTCACAAGCGTTGGACAAGGTtcgctgctggtgttgaatcatgaatgcaCCTGAGCAGTCACAGAGCGTCTGGACTGTGCGGCGCTCCTCCCACTCCCACTGACTttcagaatcacgaatcacgaatcacgaatctgaatTGTCAATGTTGCAGAGTGAGAGACATACACAGACACAGACCCACACACTTTCTCTCTGTGTGtgtctctctctttttTTCGTGCGGAACGTATCTTTATGCTTCAAGAAGAAAGTGCCAACCTCGGCTGTACACGGCATTCGTGACTTGACTAATATTCAAATTTTAGAATATCATAAATAACGTTATTATCAAGAGTGAACGCCTTCTCGAAGTTCCACGTTGTCCATAAgttagtcgtgagttggcCGAGGAACTCATCATGTGGGGTTGAGAGATGTCGTCGGTGTATTGTACACACAGTAGAAGGAAATTGACTGTAACTACTCGACTGTATGAACAGGCCCAATACAAAAATAGTAGGTTAACGCACGACGGTTGAACACCAATTCCAAGTGAAAGAGTTGAGAGTAAATATATTATCAATAATAAAACATTTCAACATTTGGAATTTATTAAGTTAATAAAGTCAGGGCCTTGTCTTGTTGGCGcgaagaagagcacgaGCGAGGACCCATGCACAATTTCGGTTCCTGAGCGGACGGCACTCAAACAACCGAGACACATCGCGCAAGACTGACTTTTTCTTCAACGTACAAGGCCCTCTCACATTGGCCGTTGACGCTTCGTTGTATATACACACGCAGGGAACAATCCCACATTCACAAACACTTGTCAACGATCATGATCTAAATGTCAATTTTTCAATAGGCTGATGATGATACGCCAGTCGAGGGAGCTGTGAGCCGCATCAGCGTAAAACGGCTTTGCGTGTTATGCGCTTTTTGCGTCCAGCACTCGACACGTCCCTTGATTCGCGCTCGCTACCTCGGTTTCTCGAGGCGGAGCGACTTCGCTTGGACCCGGTGGCTACAAGAAAGCCTGCATTGGTATTGTCTTCGTTGGCGGCCACGTCAAGTGCCTCGCCCAGCGTGGTGTCCGGATATCCTGCCCGTATTTCGAGGGGCGAGGCTGGCCTGCTTGCAGACAAGAACGAAGGGCGTCTTCGCAAGTTGCGTCGATCTCCTCGACGCGAGccgtgatgatggtgatggtgactGCTATGGCCAGGCGCGCCATGTACGTCGGGCAATGCAGTGTCGGGGATCGCCAGTCCAAAGAACAAGGCGGGCACCAACGTGATCAATGCAACAATGCTGAGCATTCGCATCACTTCGACCCACGACCGGATGATGCCATTCCGTTCCGCCGATCCGATCGGATAACTGAGCGCCTTTTGCAAGCTGCCATAAACCAGCTTGAGTTCTTCGGCATCCATGTGGGGCAAATTGGCTTGTAACTTAGTCGGAAGGTAGGTCTGAAACATCCATCCCGCCGTTGCAGATCCCATTGCGGCTCCTATCTCGGTTGTCAGCAGCTCCAACGCTGTCACAATCGCCACATCGGCGTGACGCACGGTCACCTGCACCGCCACCTGCATTGTGATAGCAATCGATCCACCGCCGATGCCTTGCAGTAGCTGGCACAGTACCAGCATGAATGTCGGATCGTCTGCTGTCCTGTAGCGCACCATCAGCGACACTCCCAGCAGCCTCGTCACCAATCCGATCACCAGCAACGCCTTGTACCTCCGCGTCATTGCCATCAGCGACCCTACAATGATTCCTGTGATGGTCGATGTGACGTTTTGCGTTGTCGCAAAGTAGCCCGTCTTGGTCTGATCCCACCCTTTCAGGATTTGCACAAAGCTCGACAGAAACGTCCACGAGATGTAGAACGaggcaaagtcgagcacTCCGACTACGCAGGTGCACACCACCGCGCTGTTGGTGAGGAATTGATACGGCAAGATGGGCACCGATGCCCGCGTCTCCCACCACCCAAACACCACCAGCAGGCCTGCGCCACCCAAAACAAACGTCGCCATAGGCACCTGCGCCTGGCGCTCACCGTGGCCCGCCAGCGTAAGCGGTAGCAAGATCAGCAACCATCCTCCCGTAAATAGCAAAAGACCGACCAAGTCAAGCTCTCTTGCCAGCTGCCACAATGCCTGTCGCCACGGCTTGTCCGTCAgcgtgcttctcgtcgcAAGAcccgctcgtcgagcgcgacgCTGACCCACCAAAAGCGTCAGTAGCAACGGCGTTGCAGCCAACGGCATCACCACCGTCCAAATCGCAAATCCAAATCGCCAGCCACCGTGACGCATGACCAAATCCACCATAGGTCCCGCCACGGCAAAATTGATCAGGAACGGCAGGTTGACAATGCCGATCACCAATCCACGCCATTTCGCCGTTGTCGTGTCAGCGATGATGATCGATTGTAGCACCTGGATTCCCGTGGTTCCTGCCGACTGCAAGCAAATCCCACCGATCAGCGACCGTAGCGAGGCCGTCGTCGCCACCACAATATAGCCGCAGACGTAAAAGACGAGCGACAGCACGTATGCCTGAGGACGTCCTACCACGTCTGAAAGCTTAGCGATCGGCGGCTTGGCGATGGCAAACACCATTTGCTGCACGATCGCAACCGTACTGAACGATGCCAGTGCGCCATACTCGCTGCAAGCAAAGTTGAGGTACAAATAGCCCGTGTTCGAATCGAGTGAGCTCACATAAGCCACACaaaagatggccgagtACACCAGCAGGTACAACCCGCGACGCCTACGCCACAGCGCACGCGGATCCTCCATTTCTCGGCCTCTCTCCGTGGATGTACCCTTGAGCAGCCGCTGATTCTCGAAatcgtcgtcaaagtcttcttcagcatcgccatTGTAATAGGGCGGCCGTTTGGAGGCCGGCTTTGTCAATAGCGATgtgctcgtcctcgtcgagtCTTGCCATGAGACGCGCGgtcgctcttcttcgagtcgcgcagctcgctcGGTCCCTGTTGCACTGACTTCTGTGTCTGTTTCGAACGGTCTGGCTTCGCTTGAAGCAGACGAGGCGGCAGCGAAACAGTGGTGCTGTTGAGTCATGTCATCTGCCGACAGTTGGCGGTCAAGTGCTCGTAATGACTTTGAATCGGCATCGCGTCCGCTCGCCTTGCTTTGTGGTACGGCTagatcgctgctgctcagctcatCTGGGATAGCGAACGGCTCGACTTCGATCGGCCGATCAGTTTGTATTGCAGATGTCTCGTGTCGGGTGTTCTCATCTGTCTCTGGCTGGATCGCTTGAGCCTTGTAACTATTCGGTGCATCTCGACGCGAAGAGCCAGCAACAGGGGAGCTTTGCAGTTCAGCGACagaggatggcaagctcAAAAAGTGAGCTCTTGCGTTGTCGGTTGGTCTTGGTCTCTGCGGGATTCTGCTCGATTCGACGAAAGCCGCAGGAGGCTGCTGAGTCGAGGAAGGACGCCGACGAGAAGCTTGGTGTAGTGGCAAAAACGTGTCACTCGGTGCGAACTCGACGTAAAAGATGCCAGATCCACATTTGCCCCCTGAACGATGCAGATAGtcctcgagcaagcgcaaatTCCTCAGGTTAGCCTTGAAGAGGAcatcgagcgcatctcCGATGATGGGCACAATACCGATGGCACAGTCAACGAGGACGTTGAACAGCATCCAGAGCAGAACTGAAAGCGGTAAGCCGTACAG
This genomic interval carries:
- a CDS encoding uncharacterized protein (related to SCP160 - involved in control of mitotic chromsome transmission); this encodes MVSAADLMRQHQAQFAQADAVAAELPPMADPFPSLVQDPFPPEPAAAPSASASSSSAAAALMNASNAASANGGAALSPSNGRAPRSKQPDFSSESAFPSLGAAVNPVKGQWGNKTSTWNGSAPVIQRSVAQQTFSLTLSHDSFVKLSTVMSKVQNKYRGVKIEASTTRKTGTTTFVLKAADEAVVKNAKREITVLLAKHVSTQIMIPASLRAYVIGAKGKNLKVITEQTGVKVNIPPRDPAADPSADVDVNQRNNIDYDNDEQIPITLEGDEINVKQAQAMIQAIVAEKTSKITQRLTHIDHIFYPFIAGPKGVNASQLETRFGEGDLSIRVPPRAAFLHSKDAGEDDSAEPKRERDLAIVISGDREKVPKAIAAIEAQVDEMKNSFRTLAISIPKRQHRFLVGDAANDILASTSCSVELAAIDDPSDSVTIRGPQSQLPLALTAAMEKANAVRVEVVDVVAAHRSLAKDPVGHAKHILRWLSVGGKIPRSATAQIYLPRPAIVESTGNVQIEIVGSDAAEVSKLRETIQELVKAVPPTFVQELEVDPLLHRFIIGKKGQGLKPYEARGVDVLFPPAPSSADGDSRSDVLLVLAGSSVVSNLPADRKARDARATEILDAVKQDIEKAQVAAADIRSETLTVPAKLHRAILGPNGTTLNAVIGEDRLVAVKLGSSKAASTEKNSAGLAEDSIVVRGPSSEVQRVVKELQRIAAEAEQDNIINGHVAEFSVDANHVPHLVGRGGSAVTKLREELGVRIDFSEPSTADGANGAKKGRKPTSTAKVVLTGRKENVEEAKKRLLTQVDRLADETTVTLKIPQEMHGSFIGQGGKYVTRLQDTYAVRINFPNAIAPSGTSTPTEGGDDKSTGGRANQKPDEVTIKGGKKGVEGAKAELLELLEYEKEHNNVSTLVVSTKSIARIMGKGGATIKQIRDESEAQVDVDREDNEKDGTTSIKIRGTKKAVVAAKKAIEAISSEVDAEQVYTLTIAPEHHGILIGPQGSNIRDLIIKAGGPEDTKASSQYVQFPRRNEKDSSTVTIRGPASLAKAIRDELESAAQVLASRVIVGVVVAPQAQRMLIGRGGSRQSELQTQYAVRLVFPGWKEYASTGEPINKAELAGGDDSTIVKIIGAEDRCKALAEEIKSSFASASKSIEVPRGVHARIATPQFFRQLRSDFGVSVDTPRESASASTPAASAKNSAKVVDARIDDDDDAEENEFELEELSSTSAGNDFVSWTLTGKDEGSLQKADKRIQAAIKDAGNASHQGKLWILPSAVPRIIGRGGSGLMNIQNESGAAIEIPRDAGGLCIIRGSKDAVLHAKELIEGVASSSGRA
- a CDS encoding uncharacterized protein (related to siderophore iron transporter mirc), with the protein product MQEPLTWTARKVLAFMLPVNTSARPRSTLDEIKPSQPTDSRTWRNRDDARRTLRGHDTHIEFEARYLPLLHRPSSDAEAQQLYNHIRTVAWYLDSIPLLSSRLPFNIGVESIVGVIPGVGDYIGLVLGLYQVMLCSLYGLPLSVLLWMLFNVLVDCAIGIVPIIGDALDVLFKANLRNLRLLEDYLHRSGGKCGSGIFYVEFAPSDTFLPLHQASRRRPSSTQQPPAAFVESSRIPQRPRPTDNARAHFLSLPSSVAELQSSPVAGSSRRDAPNSYKAQAIQPETDENTRHETSAIQTDRPIEVEPFAIPDELSSSDLAVPQSKASGRDADSKSLRALDRQLSADDMTQQHHCFAAASSASSEARPFETDTEVSATGTERAARLEEERPRVSWQDSTRTSTSLLTKPASKRPPYYNGDAEEDFDDDFENQRLLKGTSTERGREMEDPRALWRRRRGLYLLVYSAIFCVAYVSSLDSNTGYLYLNFACSEYGALASFSTVAIVQQMVFAIAKPPIAKLSDVVGRPQAYVLSLVFYVCGYIVVATTASLRSLIGGICLQSAGTTGIQVLQSIIIADTTTAKWRGLVIGIVNLPFLINFAVAGPMVDLVMRHGGWRFGFAIWTVVMPLAATPLLLTLLVGQRRARRAGLATRSTLTDKPWRQALWQLARELDLVGLLLFTGGWLLILLPLTLAGHGERQAQVPMATFVLGGAGLLVVFGWWETRASVPILPYQFLTNSAVVCTCVVGVLDFASFYISWTFLSSFVQILKGWDQTKTGYFATTQNVTSTITGIIVGSLMAMTRRYKALLVIGLVTRLLGVSLMVRYRTADDPTFMLVLCQLLQGIGGGSIAITMQVAVQVTVRHADVAIVTALELLTTEIGAAMGSATAGWMFQTYLPTKLQANLPHMDAEELKLVYGSLQKALSYPIGSAERNGIIRSWVEVMRMLSIVALITLVPALFFGLAIPDTALPDVHGAPGHSSHHHHHHGSRRGDRRNLRRRPSFLSASRPASPLEIRAGYPDTTLGEALDVAANEDNTNAGFLVATGSKRSRSASRNRGSERESRDVSSAGRKKRITRKAVLR